In Parasteatoda tepidariorum isolate YZ-2023 chromosome 2, CAS_Ptep_4.0, whole genome shotgun sequence, one DNA window encodes the following:
- the LOC139425049 gene encoding general transcription factor II-I repeat domain-containing protein 2-like, whose protein sequence is MRSCIFFIEWNGKPLCLICNQVAVCKEFNLKRHYDTNHKSKLDCYTKKVRIDSLSSLKSKLQGQQSMFTKANTESEDALKSSFIIALEIAKRSKPFTDGDFIKDCMLNVADVSFQFQKSIIQNISLSRNTVASRINDLSQNLVLQLKEKIKEFTNFSLAVDESTDTVDTAQLAVFIRGINSNFEITDEIFKCVPLTGTTTANDIYSAI, encoded by the coding sequence ATGAGAAGTTGCATATTTTTCATAGAATGGAATGGTAAACCACTGTGTTTGATTTGCAATCAAGTTGCTGTTTGTAAGGAGTTTAACTTGAAAAGACACTATGATACGaatcataaatcaaaattgGATTGCTACactaaaaaagtaagaatagaCTCATTGTCATCTTTAAAATCTAAACTTCAAGGTCAACAATCGATGTTTACTAAAGCTAATACAGAGAGCGAAGATGCCCTGAaatcaagttttattattgcattAGAAATCGCGAAGAGATCAAAACCTTTCACTGATGGTGATTTTATTAAAGACTGTATGTTGAATGTTGCCGATGTctcatttcaatttcaaaagtcaataattcaaaatatttcgctGTCAAGAAACACTGTTGCTTCAAGAATAAAtgatttatctcaaaatttggTTCTTCAACTGAAGGagaaaattaaggaatttaCAAACTTTTCCCTGGCTGTTGACGAGAGTACTGATACTGTCGATACAGCTCAACTTGCTGTTTTTATACGTGGCATTAACAGTAACTTTGAAATAActgatgaaatatttaagtgcGTTCCATTGACAGGTACTACAACAGCAAATGATATTTATTCTGCAATTTAG